One segment of Bradyrhizobium sp. CB2312 DNA contains the following:
- a CDS encoding CsbD family protein — translation MDREHVKGAADKAKGSIKEGAGKLTGDKDLQMEGKADKAKGAAHNAAGDVKDAARDAADAMKK, via the coding sequence ATGGATCGCGAACATGTGAAAGGTGCCGCCGATAAGGCCAAGGGCAGCATCAAGGAAGGCGCGGGTAAGCTGACTGGCGATAAGGACCTGCAAATGGAAGGCAAGGCTGACAAGGCCAAGGGCGCTGCACATAATGCCGCAGGTGACGTTAAGGATGCGGCGAGAGACGCAGCAGACGCCATGAAGAAATGA
- a CDS encoding methyltransferase domain-containing protein, with protein MDASAPELYERYLVPAITSAWADDLLDRIAPAKEESVLDVACGTGVVARRLAGRGHVGRLVGVDLNEAMLAVARAKSSEVEWTEGSALDLPLASHSFDVVLCQLGLQFFPDRPRALREMDRVMTPSGRLGLSVYSAIEHTPAAHAFVQSLDKFLGAESSRTKRAEHLSCNADEVGNWVRQAGFDRVDVESVTKQISFPSTLDYVRFQLTATPMAALLKDEDDSGRERMIAAIADDVASRLDSSMLANGRLTFPQESFVVVASHR; from the coding sequence ATGGATGCCAGCGCTCCCGAGCTGTATGAGCGCTATCTCGTCCCCGCTATCACCTCGGCTTGGGCGGATGATCTGCTCGATCGTATCGCGCCGGCGAAGGAAGAAAGCGTACTGGACGTGGCGTGCGGGACCGGCGTCGTGGCGCGCCGGCTGGCCGGGCGCGGCCACGTCGGAAGGCTGGTCGGCGTAGACCTCAACGAGGCGATGCTGGCCGTCGCCCGGGCGAAATCCAGCGAGGTCGAGTGGACTGAGGGCAGCGCACTGGATTTGCCCTTGGCATCGCACAGCTTCGATGTCGTGCTCTGCCAGCTCGGACTGCAATTCTTTCCTGACCGGCCGCGGGCTCTTAGAGAGATGGATCGGGTCATGACGCCGTCCGGACGCCTCGGGCTCAGCGTCTACAGCGCCATCGAGCACACGCCGGCCGCACACGCCTTCGTGCAGTCGCTGGACAAGTTTCTCGGCGCAGAGTCCTCGCGAACCAAACGCGCCGAGCATCTTTCCTGCAACGCCGACGAGGTGGGTAATTGGGTGCGACAGGCGGGTTTCGACCGTGTCGACGTCGAGTCCGTGACCAAGCAGATCAGCTTTCCGTCGACGCTCGATTACGTTCGCTTCCAGCTCACCGCGACCCCGATGGCTGCGCTGTTGAAGGATGAGGACGACTCCGGGCGTGAACGCATGATCGCAGCTATCGCCGACGACGTGGCGAGCCGTTTGGATTCCTCAATGCTGGCGAACGGTAGGCTGACGTTTCCTCAGGAGTCCTTCGTGGTTGTCGCATCGCATCGCTGA
- a CDS encoding DNA topoisomerase IB, whose product MLRETRHEEQVLDRTAEVAATIAEEGLRYVSDSAPGYTRKRTGTTFSYYDKDGKRITDAAVVRRIKSIGIPPAYESVWICPSANGHIQATGLDARGRKQYRYHAKWRELRDQNKYEHIIQFAAALPALRDRVAADMKLDGLPREKVLATIVSLLDKTLIRVGNAEYAEKNRSYGLTTMRRKHVAVGRGVLRFDFTGKSGKQWKLRVEDKRIAAIVKRCAEIPGHELFKYLDDDGQPRTIDSGDVNAYIKDVTGEDFSAKDFRTWAGTVLAALALAEFKKYDSQAEAKRNVVAAIERVSKQLGNTPTICRKCYVHPEVLNAYMSGDLVKMIEAKIAQKFKRPFAKLTSDEIMVLAFLRKRLGSVKAPA is encoded by the coding sequence ATGCTCCGAGAGACTCGCCACGAAGAACAGGTTCTGGACCGCACCGCCGAGGTCGCAGCCACCATTGCCGAAGAAGGCCTTCGCTATGTCAGCGACTCCGCGCCCGGTTACACCCGCAAGCGGACGGGGACTACCTTCAGCTACTACGACAAGGATGGGAAGCGCATCACCGATGCCGCCGTTGTCCGACGCATCAAGTCCATCGGCATCCCGCCGGCCTACGAATCCGTCTGGATCTGCCCCTCCGCCAACGGCCACATCCAGGCGACCGGGCTCGATGCGCGGGGGCGCAAGCAGTACCGCTACCACGCGAAATGGCGCGAGCTGCGCGACCAGAACAAGTACGAGCACATCATCCAGTTCGCCGCTGCGCTGCCCGCGCTGCGCGACCGTGTCGCCGCCGATATGAAGCTGGACGGACTACCCCGCGAGAAGGTGCTGGCCACGATTGTCAGTCTTCTAGACAAGACATTGATCCGGGTCGGCAACGCCGAGTATGCCGAGAAAAACAGATCTTACGGGCTCACCACCATGCGCCGCAAGCACGTCGCGGTCGGTCGCGGCGTCCTTCGGTTCGACTTCACGGGCAAGTCGGGCAAACAATGGAAGCTTCGCGTCGAGGACAAGCGGATAGCTGCGATCGTGAAGCGCTGCGCGGAGATCCCGGGACACGAACTCTTCAAGTACCTTGACGACGACGGACAGCCCCGCACCATCGATTCCGGCGACGTCAACGCCTACATCAAGGACGTCACGGGCGAGGACTTCAGCGCCAAGGATTTCCGGACCTGGGCGGGGACGGTTCTGGCGGCGTTGGCCCTGGCCGAATTCAAGAAGTACGATAGTCAGGCCGAGGCGAAGCGCAACGTCGTCGCCGCGATCGAGAGGGTCTCGAAGCAATTGGGCAACACGCCGACCATCTGCCGCAAGTGCTACGTGCACCCGGAAGTCCTGAACGCCTACATGTCGGGTGATCTTGTGAAGATGATTGAAGCCAAGATCGCGCAGAAGTTCAAGCGCCCATTCGCCAAGCTCACTTCCGACGAGATCATGGTGCTGGCATTTCTCCGCAAACGTCTCGGCTCGGTAAAGGCCCCCGCCTAG
- a CDS encoding alpha/beta hydrolase has product METVVDAAGLDRFPLLGYSQGCAVSIAYAAKHPDRVSHLILCGGFAIGFNKRPNTTTADCERWAAMKTLMKLGWGSDDATFRQMFTSQMMPTATREQADAFNEIQRLSASPECAVRYLETVGEFDVRHLLCQVRAPTLVMHVRDDVRVPIALGREMAAGIPNARFIALPGKNHVLLEQDPGVTQFSSELKSFVSAQLDGAADKQTSIVPITRHVRRSNRGPMSALGRKSDGYDSRGASRGRIFLHAPREDPERLRRAGERCSVRGFVLVAPSSRSQPITSEKSCYRKVSISSELRPKYQKATSRPIRFHTKPYQFCRLGR; this is encoded by the coding sequence ATGGAGACGGTTGTCGATGCCGCTGGCCTCGACCGATTTCCCTTGCTCGGATATTCACAAGGCTGCGCCGTCTCGATCGCCTACGCAGCAAAGCACCCCGATCGCGTGTCGCACCTGATCTTGTGCGGCGGATTTGCAATTGGCTTCAATAAAAGACCCAATACCACTACCGCCGATTGCGAGCGTTGGGCGGCCATGAAGACATTGATGAAGCTCGGGTGGGGTTCGGACGACGCAACATTCCGTCAGATGTTTACATCTCAGATGATGCCGACTGCCACGCGGGAGCAGGCCGACGCGTTCAACGAAATCCAGCGTCTGAGCGCTTCGCCCGAGTGCGCTGTGCGCTACCTTGAGACAGTTGGCGAGTTCGACGTTCGCCATCTGTTGTGCCAGGTCAGAGCGCCGACGCTGGTGATGCATGTCCGCGACGATGTTCGGGTACCGATTGCCTTGGGCCGCGAAATGGCCGCTGGAATTCCGAACGCCAGATTCATTGCGTTGCCGGGCAAGAACCACGTCTTGCTTGAGCAAGACCCAGGCGTGACGCAGTTCTCAAGCGAACTGAAAAGCTTTGTGAGTGCCCAGCTTGATGGAGCCGCCGATAAGCAAACCTCGATTGTTCCAATTACAAGACATGTCCGACGCAGCAACCGCGGCCCCATGTCGGCTCTCGGTCGGAAATCGGACGGGTACGATAGTCGCGGCGCCTCTCGGGGGCGGATCTTTCTTCACGCTCCGCGTGAGGATCCAGAGCGTTTACGTCGGGCAGGGGAGCGCTGCAGCGTCAGGGGCTTCGTTCTAGTGGCGCCGTCATCTAGGTCTCAACCCATAACTTCCGAGAAGAGCTGTTATCGGAAGGTATCGATCTCCAGTGAATTGCGCCCGAAGTATCAGAAGGCAACCTCCCGACCGATAAGGTTTCATACGAAACCTTATCAGTTTTGCCGTCTCGGCCGTTAG
- a CDS encoding ribonuclease HII, whose translation MSQYSLDVLRKRYVVEKRPLEASVEQILRADCRAGARAILASIDKRRFENRSEGQRLRKMLRFETSLWESGQHAVAGVDEAGMSPLAGPVSAAAVILKPGTRIVGIDDSKKLDAAAREELAKEIKDKAESWCVVFVEVEEIDAINIHWAGIQAMQRAVRGLGLTPQHLLIDAKRLKEIDLPQQAIIKGDAKSASIAAASILAKVERDAIMRTLDMRHPGYGFADHKGYPVPAHYEALARLGACAVHRKSFGPVRKALGLPPLPPWPSAAERDAG comes from the coding sequence ATGTCCCAATATTCGCTCGATGTGTTGCGTAAGCGCTATGTCGTCGAGAAAAGGCCGCTCGAGGCCAGCGTCGAGCAGATCTTGCGCGCCGACTGCCGCGCGGGAGCCCGTGCCATCCTGGCTTCGATCGATAAGCGTCGCTTCGAAAACAGGTCCGAAGGGCAGCGCCTCCGCAAGATGCTCCGCTTCGAGACCTCTCTTTGGGAAAGTGGCCAACATGCTGTGGCAGGCGTGGACGAGGCCGGCATGAGCCCGCTCGCCGGGCCAGTCTCCGCCGCTGCCGTGATCCTGAAACCCGGCACACGAATAGTGGGAATCGACGACTCGAAGAAACTCGACGCCGCGGCTCGCGAGGAACTCGCGAAGGAGATCAAGGACAAAGCAGAGAGTTGGTGCGTGGTGTTTGTCGAGGTCGAGGAGATCGACGCGATCAACATCCATTGGGCAGGCATTCAGGCTATGCAGCGTGCAGTCCGGGGGCTAGGGCTGACGCCGCAACACTTGCTCATCGATGCGAAGCGGTTGAAGGAAATCGACCTCCCTCAGCAGGCCATCATCAAGGGCGACGCCAAGTCCGCAAGCATCGCCGCCGCCTCCATCCTCGCGAAGGTCGAGCGCGACGCCATCATGCGGACGCTCGACATGCGTCACCCCGGCTATGGATTCGCGGACCACAAGGGCTACCCGGTGCCGGCTCATTACGAAGCCCTCGCCAGGCTTGGCGCATGCGCAGTTCACCGGAAGTCGTTCGGACCTGTACGCAAGGCTCTTGGGTTGCCGCCCTTGCCGCCGTGGCCTTCAGCAGCCGAGCGCGACGCGGGCTGA
- a CDS encoding DUF3606 domain-containing protein — MAAAKKKTARGRKQDRARVAKGQDYEVRYEAKKAGRSASAVKKAVKKVGNSRKRVEKRLGR, encoded by the coding sequence ATGGCCGCAGCGAAGAAGAAGACCGCGCGTGGACGCAAACAGGACCGGGCCCGGGTGGCCAAAGGACAGGACTACGAAGTCCGCTACGAAGCGAAGAAAGCCGGTCGATCAGCCTCTGCGGTGAAGAAAGCCGTGAAGAAGGTCGGCAACAGCCGCAAGCGCGTCGAGAAGCGGCTGGGACGCTGA
- the istB gene encoding IS21-like element helper ATPase IstB produces the protein MLTHPTLDRLNALGLHGMAKAFADIEATGEAASLGHAEWLALLLEREASLRHDKRLATRLRYAKLRQQACVEDIDYRTPRGLDRPLFAKLVEGRWIDDHVNLLICGPAGVGKSWLASALGHKACRDNRSVLYQRVPRLFDDLALARGDGRHPRLLRGLGRVDLLILDDWGLEPLDAGARHDLLEILEDRYGHRSTIVTSQLPVDQWHLLIGDPTYADAVLDRLVHNAHRLDLTGESLRRSRQPARKT, from the coding sequence TTGCTCACCCATCCGACCCTCGACCGCCTCAACGCCCTCGGCCTCCACGGCATGGCCAAGGCCTTCGCCGACATCGAAGCCACCGGTGAGGCCGCAAGCCTCGGTCACGCCGAATGGCTTGCTCTGCTGCTCGAACGTGAAGCCTCGCTGCGGCACGACAAACGGCTCGCCACCCGCCTGCGCTACGCCAAGCTGCGCCAGCAGGCGTGCGTCGAGGACATCGACTACCGCACCCCGCGCGGTCTCGACCGTCCGCTGTTCGCCAAGCTTGTCGAGGGCCGCTGGATCGACGACCACGTCAATCTCCTGATCTGCGGCCCGGCCGGCGTCGGCAAGAGTTGGCTCGCCTCGGCGCTCGGCCACAAGGCCTGTCGCGACAATCGCTCCGTGCTCTATCAGCGCGTCCCGCGCCTGTTCGACGATCTGGCGCTCGCCCGCGGCGACGGTCGCCATCCACGCCTGTTGCGCGGCCTTGGCCGTGTCGATCTGCTGATCCTCGATGATTGGGGGCTCGAGCCGCTCGATGCCGGCGCCCGTCACGACCTCCTGGAAATCCTCGAAGATCGCTACGGTCATCGCTCCACCATCGTCACCAGCCAGCTCCCCGTGGACCAGTGGCATCTGCTCATTGGAGATCCCACCTATGCCGACGCCGTGCTCGATCGCCTCGTCCACAATGCCCATCGGCTCGACCTCACCGGTGAGAGCCTGCGCCGAAGCCGGCAACCCGCCCGAAAGACCTGA
- a CDS encoding DUF3788 domain-containing protein — MEQSPRIGDRITEKLEPPDDNTVRDWVGQKAFVHWVELRNWIGAYYPGVFAPDWLYAGKKRGWSLRYKKSKAFCTFLPEYRRFSVLVVLGRAEREKFEQRRYGWRSHLVNLYDQAKTYPDGKWLTAAISSAADRHDVTELLTMKRPPPSRG, encoded by the coding sequence ATGGAGCAGTCTCCGCGGATCGGCGACAGGATCACTGAAAAATTAGAGCCGCCGGATGACAACACTGTCCGGGACTGGGTAGGTCAGAAGGCGTTTGTGCATTGGGTCGAGCTGCGGAATTGGATCGGAGCATACTACCCCGGTGTTTTCGCGCCGGATTGGCTATATGCCGGCAAGAAGCGCGGCTGGTCCCTGCGCTACAAGAAGTCCAAGGCATTCTGCACTTTTTTACCGGAATACAGGCGGTTTAGCGTCCTGGTGGTCTTGGGGAGAGCAGAGCGAGAGAAGTTTGAGCAGCGGCGCTATGGCTGGCGCTCGCATCTGGTCAACCTCTACGACCAAGCCAAAACGTACCCAGATGGGAAATGGCTGACAGCTGCCATCTCCTCGGCAGCTGATCGACACGATGTGACGGAGCTTTTGACTATGAAGCGCCCTCCACCATCACGCGGTTGA
- the ligD gene encoding non-homologous end-joining DNA ligase, producing MARKSTLPRRLQPMLATLTDAPFDDPDWVFEDKFDGFRMVAEIRRGRVALYSRNGKIISHSYLEVAKALEGVKADAVIDGELVAVGKDGVSHFQLLQNALRHEAKLLFCAFDLMFADGEDLRALPLLERKKRLKAILPRHKLIAFSNHRKGEGTKFFAEAERRHLEGIMAKRADSSYASGRRTADWLKMKTAQRQEVVIAGFTAPRRTRPFFGALALAVRENGGWRYIGHVGTGFSHQVLEELHSKLVRLKTARSPFPAKVKDEQVTTWVRPSLVAEVKFAEWTSKGELRQPVYLGLRSDKKAKDVVREKSWSRK from the coding sequence ATGGCCCGAAAATCGACCCTGCCTCGTCGCCTGCAGCCGATGCTGGCCACGCTGACGGATGCGCCGTTCGACGATCCCGATTGGGTCTTCGAGGACAAGTTTGATGGTTTCCGCATGGTCGCGGAGATCCGGCGTGGTCGGGTCGCGCTCTACAGCCGTAATGGGAAGATCATCAGCCACTCCTACCTCGAGGTCGCGAAAGCGCTTGAGGGCGTGAAGGCAGACGCCGTGATCGATGGCGAACTCGTCGCGGTCGGCAAGGACGGCGTCTCCCATTTCCAATTGCTCCAGAACGCGCTGCGCCATGAGGCCAAGCTTCTGTTCTGCGCGTTCGATCTCATGTTCGCGGACGGAGAGGACCTGCGTGCGCTGCCGCTCCTCGAGCGCAAGAAGCGGCTAAAGGCTATTCTGCCGCGCCACAAGCTGATCGCATTCAGCAACCACCGCAAAGGCGAGGGGACGAAGTTCTTCGCAGAAGCGGAGCGGAGGCATCTCGAAGGCATCATGGCCAAGCGTGCCGACAGCTCGTACGCGTCCGGACGCCGGACCGCCGACTGGCTGAAGATGAAGACCGCGCAGCGGCAGGAGGTCGTGATCGCCGGCTTCACGGCGCCGAGGCGAACCCGACCCTTTTTCGGCGCTCTCGCGCTGGCAGTGCGGGAAAATGGCGGGTGGCGGTACATCGGCCACGTCGGCACCGGTTTCAGCCACCAGGTTCTGGAAGAGCTTCACAGCAAGCTGGTGAGGCTCAAAACCGCCAGATCGCCGTTTCCTGCCAAGGTGAAGGATGAGCAGGTCACGACCTGGGTCCGTCCTTCGCTGGTCGCAGAGGTGAAGTTCGCGGAGTGGACCAGCAAGGGAGAGCTGCGCCAGCCGGTTTATCTCGGCCTGCGATCCGACAAAAAGGCCAAGGACGTCGTTCGCGAAAAGAGCTGGTCGCGAAAATAA
- a CDS encoding PRC-barrel domain containing protein produces the protein MNILRELHEAETELVGKTVVLTDGKAGTIDRVFLDDEHGLRISVAGHEGRWPISTVKHIEG, from the coding sequence ATGAACATCTTACGCGAACTTCACGAGGCCGAGACGGAGCTGGTCGGCAAGACGGTCGTCTTGACTGACGGCAAGGCTGGCACAATTGATCGCGTCTTTCTCGATGATGAGCACGGACTTCGCATCTCGGTCGCGGGACATGAAGGTCGCTGGCCGATTTCGACGGTGAAGCACATTGAGGGCTGA
- a CDS encoding LysR family transcriptional regulator, producing MTDRLLALTLFVRVAHTGSFSRAGKDLGLSQPSASRHIASLEREVGAALFARSTRAVVLTEAGADYLAKVEPALAILEEATQAIHGKGVLRGVLRIGLSPSMAIREVIPRLPAFISKHPALRIDLAMDDGRQDLIRGAIDVAIRSGKLEDSSATLRRVGSNPLLIAASPAYLKRAGYPKTPNDLSGHPVLIGVPGSNGVCCFEKNGRTVSIKVEAPLSGNINEAAVAGGVAGIGIVACSLWGCRAELKSGALVQILKDWNMGAAEVNAIFPAGRGAKLAARAFVEHFAKNLKTDP from the coding sequence ATGACCGATCGCCTCCTTGCTCTAACACTCTTCGTCCGTGTCGCACATACCGGTAGCTTCTCGCGGGCCGGCAAGGATCTCGGACTTTCGCAACCTTCGGCGTCCCGACACATCGCGTCGCTCGAACGCGAGGTAGGAGCGGCCCTCTTCGCGAGATCGACAAGGGCCGTTGTGCTCACCGAAGCCGGGGCGGACTACCTCGCGAAGGTCGAGCCCGCGCTCGCCATTCTGGAAGAAGCGACCCAAGCCATTCACGGCAAGGGCGTGCTTCGCGGCGTGCTCCGGATAGGCCTGTCGCCTAGCATGGCAATTCGGGAGGTCATTCCGCGCCTTCCAGCCTTCATCTCGAAGCACCCTGCGCTGCGGATCGATTTGGCGATGGATGACGGTCGCCAAGACCTCATCAGGGGCGCGATTGACGTCGCGATCCGGTCCGGAAAGTTGGAGGATTCCTCCGCGACTCTAAGAAGGGTAGGATCAAACCCTCTGCTCATCGCCGCCTCGCCGGCCTACCTGAAACGGGCTGGGTACCCGAAAACACCCAACGATCTGTCCGGACATCCCGTGTTGATTGGTGTTCCAGGTTCGAATGGCGTCTGTTGCTTCGAGAAGAACGGAAGAACAGTATCCATAAAGGTGGAAGCTCCATTGTCGGGGAACATCAACGAAGCGGCCGTGGCTGGAGGCGTCGCCGGAATCGGGATCGTCGCCTGCAGCCTCTGGGGCTGTCGCGCCGAGCTCAAGTCGGGTGCGTTAGTGCAGATCCTCAAGGATTGGAACATGGGTGCCGCCGAGGTCAACGCTATATTCCCGGCCGGACGCGGAGCGAAACTCGCGGCCCGCGCTTTCGTTGAACATTTCGCGAAAAACCTCAAGACCGATCCGTGA
- a CDS encoding DNA polymerase/3'-5' exonuclease PolX: MLAADTQTVAKLLREYAHRTSLRGGNPYRAKAYSRAADSLAALAIPLHVVIEEGRLTEIPGVGDAIADIITRLHRTGSHPSLEKLRKDVPAGVLEMLTVPGLRPDKVLRLYNDLGIASLAELEAAAKDDRIKKAKGLGTALQTKILQNLAIAKSGEGHLHVHRAAALLAHAKDSIRKARPELRRVTIAGDFRRGCELVGDLAIVAEAAKPDKTSTPSADGLQIHLSDRKHFGASLLFATGSAAHVEQLQALAAEKGMRLEPDGLHKGRTLIAGEEAEIYRALGLPFIDPELREGRGEIEAALKGKLPKLVTDQDLRGILHCHTDASDGTETLETMAKATRQRGFEYFGVADHSKSAHYAGGLSVEEIAQQHREADRLNKRFGKDFRILKGIESDILADGSLDYDDDVLERFDFVVASIHGRFKLDRKAQTQRLLRAISDPHTTIIGHMTGRQLQRRPGYEIDVEKVLRACAKHDVVVEINAHPWRLDLDWRWHQAALDFGCMLSINPDAHSIAELDHMHWGVVMARKGGVPADRILNAMTLAEITRYLRQKRRSLARAA; the protein is encoded by the coding sequence ATGCTGGCCGCTGATACCCAAACTGTGGCCAAGCTCCTGCGAGAATACGCGCACCGGACCTCGTTGCGCGGAGGCAATCCGTACCGCGCCAAGGCGTATTCCCGCGCCGCGGACAGTCTCGCCGCCCTGGCAATTCCGCTCCACGTCGTGATCGAAGAAGGCCGGCTCACGGAGATCCCCGGCGTCGGTGATGCGATCGCGGACATCATCACCAGATTGCACCGGACCGGGAGCCATCCGAGCCTGGAGAAACTGCGCAAGGACGTGCCGGCCGGCGTCCTCGAGATGCTGACCGTGCCCGGCCTGCGCCCGGACAAGGTGCTGCGTCTCTATAACGATCTCGGCATTGCCTCTCTCGCCGAACTGGAAGCCGCCGCCAAGGACGACCGCATCAAAAAAGCCAAAGGACTCGGCACGGCGCTGCAGACCAAGATCCTGCAGAATTTGGCCATCGCAAAGAGCGGAGAAGGCCACCTCCATGTGCACCGCGCTGCCGCGCTGCTTGCGCACGCGAAGGACTCGATCCGGAAGGCCCGGCCCGAGCTCAGGCGCGTGACGATCGCTGGCGATTTCCGCCGCGGCTGCGAGCTCGTCGGCGATCTCGCGATCGTTGCGGAGGCTGCCAAGCCGGACAAGACATCGACGCCATCGGCCGACGGGCTGCAAATCCATCTGTCCGACCGCAAGCACTTCGGCGCCTCCCTTCTCTTCGCGACAGGCTCCGCCGCTCATGTCGAACAACTCCAGGCTTTGGCGGCGGAGAAGGGGATGCGATTGGAGCCAGACGGCTTGCACAAGGGGCGCACCCTGATCGCCGGCGAGGAGGCTGAGATCTACCGCGCCCTCGGTCTGCCCTTCATCGACCCTGAACTCCGGGAGGGGCGCGGCGAGATCGAGGCGGCTTTGAAAGGCAAGCTTCCGAAGCTCGTCACCGACCAGGATCTGCGCGGCATCCTTCACTGCCACACCGATGCCTCCGACGGCACCGAGACGCTGGAGACCATGGCTAAGGCCACACGCCAGCGGGGCTTCGAGTATTTCGGCGTGGCGGACCATTCCAAGTCCGCCCACTACGCAGGCGGCCTCTCCGTTGAGGAGATCGCGCAGCAGCACCGGGAAGCCGATCGACTGAACAAGCGCTTCGGCAAGGACTTCCGGATCCTCAAGGGTATCGAGTCCGACATCCTGGCGGACGGGTCGCTCGACTATGACGACGACGTTCTGGAGCGCTTCGATTTCGTGGTCGCCAGCATCCATGGGCGCTTCAAGCTGGATCGCAAGGCGCAGACGCAGCGCCTGCTTCGGGCTATTTCCGACCCTCACACCACCATCATCGGCCACATGACGGGGCGACAGCTCCAGCGGCGGCCGGGCTATGAAATCGACGTTGAGAAGGTACTGCGAGCGTGCGCCAAGCACGACGTTGTGGTCGAGATTAACGCCCACCCATGGCGGCTCGACCTGGACTGGCGTTGGCACCAGGCGGCCCTCGACTTCGGTTGCATGCTGAGCATCAATCCCGACGCGCACTCGATCGCCGAACTCGACCACATGCACTGGGGCGTCGTGATGGCCCGCAAGGGCGGTGTCCCCGCCGACCGGATCCTGAATGCGATGACGCTTGCCGAGATCACGCGTTACCTGCGCCAGAAGCGGCGCTCGCTCGCCCGCGCCGCTTGA
- the istA gene encoding IS21 family transposase translates to MRRVRDVIRMKAAGLPSREIARRVGAAPSTVRLALRRFEAAGLSWPLPDDVTDTVLELRLFAKTGNGNRQGHRRIAEPDWATVHRELKRKHVTLSILWEEYIATEPGGYRYSRFCELYRAWEGRLSVTMRQAHVAGDKLFVDYAGDGVPVVVDRLTGERRTAQIFVAVLGASSFTYAQATWTQGLADWISAHVGAFAAIGGIPALLVPDNTKVAVIKASLYDPQINRTYAEMAAHYGTAILPARPRKPRDKAKVEQAVLIVERWLLGRLRHRTFYSLAEVNAAIGELLTRLNEERPIRRLGVTRRRLLEEVDRPALKPLPVSPYVLAEWRIRRVSLDYHVEVEKHYYSVPHRFARAEVEVRFTARTVEIFHKGERIAAHQRMSGNHKHTTVPEHMASSHRRYAGWTIARIRQDAAAIGPATSALCDLILDERSHPEQGFRACLGILRLAASYGRERLDAAAARAIDIGARTYGSVKSILANNLDRRPAHQRSADDAPILHANIRGPRYYN, encoded by the coding sequence ATGCGCCGTGTGCGCGATGTGATCAGAATGAAGGCGGCCGGGCTGCCGAGCCGCGAGATTGCGCGACGGGTGGGCGCGGCACCCTCGACGGTGCGGCTGGCGCTCCGGCGGTTCGAGGCCGCGGGCTTGAGCTGGCCGTTGCCAGACGACGTCACCGACACGGTTCTGGAACTTCGCCTGTTCGCTAAGACCGGCAATGGCAACCGTCAGGGTCACCGCCGCATCGCCGAGCCCGACTGGGCGACCGTGCACCGCGAGCTCAAACGCAAGCACGTGACGCTGTCGATCCTGTGGGAGGAATATATCGCCACCGAGCCCGGCGGATACCGGTACTCGCGCTTCTGTGAGCTCTACCGCGCCTGGGAGGGCCGTCTGTCGGTGACGATGCGCCAGGCCCATGTGGCTGGCGACAAGCTGTTCGTCGACTACGCCGGCGATGGCGTGCCGGTGGTGGTCGACCGCCTGACCGGTGAGCGCAGAACGGCGCAGATCTTCGTCGCCGTGCTCGGCGCATCGAGCTTCACCTACGCGCAGGCGACGTGGACGCAGGGGCTCGCCGACTGGATCAGCGCCCATGTTGGCGCCTTCGCGGCGATCGGCGGCATACCGGCGCTGCTGGTGCCCGACAACACCAAGGTCGCGGTCATCAAGGCGAGCCTGTACGACCCGCAGATCAATCGTACCTATGCGGAGATGGCGGCGCATTACGGCACCGCCATCTTGCCGGCGCGGCCGCGCAAGCCGCGCGACAAGGCCAAGGTCGAGCAGGCCGTCCTCATCGTCGAGCGCTGGCTGCTCGGTCGCCTGCGTCATCGCACCTTCTACAGCCTGGCCGAGGTCAATGCGGCGATCGGCGAACTGCTCACGAGGCTGAACGAGGAACGGCCGATCCGACGGCTCGGCGTGACACGCCGCCGGTTGCTCGAGGAGGTCGACCGGCCGGCGCTCAAGCCATTGCCGGTGTCCCCCTACGTCCTCGCCGAGTGGCGGATCCGCCGCGTCAGTCTCGATTACCACGTCGAGGTGGAGAAGCATTACTACAGCGTTCCGCATCGCTTCGCCCGCGCCGAGGTCGAGGTGCGGTTCACGGCCCGCACCGTCGAGATCTTCCACAAGGGCGAGCGGATCGCCGCGCATCAGCGCATGAGCGGCAATCACAAACACACCACCGTGCCGGAGCACATGGCCTCCAGCCATCGGCGCTACGCCGGCTGGACCATCGCGCGTATCCGCCAGGACGCCGCCGCGATCGGGCCGGCGACCAGCGCGTTGTGCGACCTCATTCTCGACGAGCGCTCGCACCCCGAGCAAGGCTTCCGCGCCTGCCTCGGCATCCTCAGGCTCGCCGCCTCCTATGGGCGCGAACGGCTGGACGCCGCGGCTGCGCGGGCGATCGACATCGGCGCGCGCACCTATGGCTCGGTCAAGTCGATCCTCGCCAATAATCTCGATCGGCGTCCTGCTCACCAGCGCTCCGCGGACGATGCGCCGATCCTGCATGCCAACATCCGCGGACCGCGCTACTACAATTAG